A section of the Polyodon spathula isolate WHYD16114869_AA chromosome 51, ASM1765450v1, whole genome shotgun sequence genome encodes:
- the LOC121307013 gene encoding uncharacterized protein LOC121307013 → MRVNSSMSPGLGNAAESTPAPRDQVIPAGPPSPLPAWLDHLPQGGTRGWPGTERGRCSSLSSVDPCGAGGAPLRCLSQLRVSAGPLDAFRRHSWEPGKEEQYCPHYKHHSVSLERLDPEGMDRVMGGSVPRSTGRDPRRNPIIHNSEMLDSLTSLLEESEDFLFLQDHADRLQAYSCSAPSLCVTLSDMERTDQDPDEISLYSEGGSSTLSVNAEGDTGSVLDLSSSDYKPGSPLNRTLSFFKKMAGKSKVGLESN, encoded by the exons ATGAGAGTGAACTCCTCGATGAGCCCCGGCCTGGGCAATGCAGCTGAGAGCACCCCCGCTCCGAGGGACCAG GTGATCCCCGCTGGCCCCCCTTCCCCTCTCCCTGCTTGGCTGGACCATTTACCACAAGGGGGGACCCGGGGCTGGCCTGGCACAGAGAGGGGGCGCTgttcctccctctcctctgtggACCCTTGTGGGGCAGGGGGGGCCCCCCTCAGATGCCTGTCCCAGCTCAGAGTGAGCGCGGGGCCTCTCGATGCTTTCCGCAGGCACAGCTGGGAGCCAGGCAAAGAGGAGCAGTACTGCCCACACTACAAGCACCACAG TGTGAGTTTGGAGAGGCTCGACCCTGAAGGGATGGACAGAGTGATGGGCGGTTCAGTCCCCAGGAGCACAGGTCGCGACCCCCGCAGGAATCCCATAATCCACAACAGCGAGATGCTGGACTCTCTGACGTCACTGTTGGAGGAGAGTGAGGACTTCCTGTTCCTGCAG GACCATGCAGATCGCCTGCAGGCTTACAGCTGCTCCGCCCCCTCCCTCTGTGTGACCTTGTCCGACATGGAGCGGACAGACCAGGACCCCGACG AAATCTCGCTCTATTCTGAAGGAGGCAGTTCCACACTCAG tgtcaATGCAGAGGGTGATACAGGCAGTGTGCTGGATCTCTCTTCCAGTGACTATAAGCCCGGGAGCCCTCTCAATCGAACCCTGAGCTTCTTCAAGAAGATGGCTGGCAAGTCCAAGGTAGGACTCGAAAGCAACTGA